TGCTCGAACGAGAGGCATTTACACCTGAATTTGAACCTAGCGAGGAGCCGGAGGTAGAACAAAAACCTGTTTCAAcacaacaagaagaatacATTCCACCTACCCCACCTTCATCTTCTGCGACACCTATTTCAGGAGAAAGTGAGAATCAAGAAGGGAcagaagaggaagaattTGAACATACTAATGGTCAGTTAGCGAAAACAAACGGAGAAATGCCAAATTCTGACCAGTATGAAAGTTtattaagaagaatattGGGTGCGTTAGGAAGATTCTTTAGTTCAtggtttttctttttccattcttcaaaggaaaaagatgataaaaaatCTTTAGAATCAAGTTAAAACAAACGACAACCTACTTACAAGAAACCTCCAGAAACTTAAAAGttaatttttatttctctaTACATTGctgttatttttttcatttctttggTACTGGATATCAAATCTTTAGTTAAAACCTACGACAATTTATTCAAACATATAATCGACTATCGGGtccttcttctcttctttaaatttattttatcgTCATTTTATTTGTACTAAACCATATAgttatacatatatataatattcttacATAACGATTTGAATAACTaagaatatttcatttGCTTGTTCATACTATAGAAATTTTTGTATTTCCAgctttttgttttgtttcaCCGCTTATTTAGATAAGGTCACCTGGGTCAGTATTCATAAAGCAACGGTCACCCCAATGAGCGTAATGACATGCTCTCTTACTTaaaccattattatcactCTTTTCACTACTAGCTAATGCTTGATCTAAAATGGTAGCATTAACAAATAGTAAACCACTTGCTGTATTGTTAGAAAATGGTAACAGCGTGACATCAGAATCAGCCCCTAAATCTAAATAACCAATAATTGCTTCAGTTGGGATATTCCCGTCGGAATTGgttaaatcatcaattagTTGGGTTGCGCTTATGAGagatattgatgaaagtAATAAGGCcaatgaattaaaaaaatgagaGTATTTCATTTTGCACTTGTTAGTTTGTTTTGTGCTTATGATAGcgtattttttttttggctATAGttgaatgatattttaGTATATGGATCATTGCTATTCCAAATCATTATATCCCCATTAtgtaaaaaattaaaaacaAAAGGACTCTCTTTTACTGCCACTCTTAAGTAGCTTTTTGGTTTGGAACTGTGAAGTACAATTTTTCAGCTagtttgttttttatttagtGACAATCCTCGTTTTATCTTAGTTTTGCAACAGTTACAATTTGTCCTTATTAATAACCTTTTTAGGTAGAAATAAAACGATAATGCCTTATTCTATTGCCTATCAATTTTAGGTATACTGAACGGGTGTACTTCactatctatctatctttatttatttattcattcatttgAGCTTGTTTCGTTGTTTATTGGTGGCCCGATTTGGAAATTCTTGGCGCTTAATTTGTGACGCGTTTTCTGCCAAGAAATGACTTGACGCTCCAAGGTGGACAGGTTAGGAGTGTATGAAGTTACTATATCAAGGTATGGAACGTGTGTACTAGAGCAGTTGAGAGCGCAATACGTATTAAATGTTTTTGTAAGCTTTGGTTTCAAACTTTTTAAACAATGTGACTTTGGTTGAAGTTTCCATTATCCAGGGGAGAATGGCCAGAACACAGTAGATTAACACGACAGTAATCAATGCTCGAcattaaatgatttttatttctttagtTTAAAAACTATCTAACAAAATGCTGATACTACGGTTTTTTTATGAAAGGTTAGGCACTGGACCCTTACTGTAAGATATGATTATGTACAACGGAGTGATTCTTCCTC
Above is a genomic segment from Naumovozyma dairenensis CBS 421 chromosome 6, complete genome containing:
- the NDAI0F02280 gene encoding uncharacterized protein (similar to Saccharomyces cerevisiae MF(ALPHA)2 (YGL089C) and MF(ALPHA)1 (YPL187W); ancestral locus Anc_6.185), with amino-acid sequence MKYSHFFNSLALLLSSISLISATQLIDDLTNSDGNIPTEAIIGYLDLGADSDVTLLPFSNNTASGLLFVNATILDQALASSEKSDNNGLSKRACHYAHWGDRCFMNTDPGDLI